The following coding sequences are from one Anolis sagrei isolate rAnoSag1 chromosome 6, rAnoSag1.mat, whole genome shotgun sequence window:
- the DHX8 gene encoding ATP-dependent RNA helicase DHX8: MADPVEELAKLEYLSLVSKVCTELDNHLGINDKDLAEFVINLAEKTTTFDSFKTALVKNGAEFTDSLISNLLRLIQTMRPPAKPSTSKDAVKPKTEKDKLRDLFPALCRPDNPIVRTMLDEDDVKVAADALKELEALMPTAGKQEKHRGSEERSKKKHRSRSRSRDRDRKRKRKSSSRSRTRDRHKGKSRYRSRSRSPSWDRKEREKPAEKVSERWRDKHVDRPPPEEPSIGDIYNGKVTSIMQFGCFVQLEGLRKRWEGLVHISELRREGRVANVADVVSKGQRVKVKVLSFTGSKTSLSMKDVDQDTGEDLNPNRRRNLVGESEETAMRNPDRPTHLSLVSAPEVEDDTLERKRLTRISDPEKWEIKQMIAANVLSKEEFPDFDEETGILPKVDDEEDEDLEIELVEEEPPFLRGHTKQSMDMSPIKIVKNPDGSLSQAAMMQSALAKERRELKQAQREAEMDSIPMGLNKHWVDPLPDVDGRQIAANMRGIGMMPNDIPEWKKHAFGGNKASYGKKTQLSIIEQRESLPIFRLKDQLIQAVHDNQILIVIGETGSGKTTQITQYLAEAGYTSRGKIGCTQPRRVAAMSVAKRVSEEFGCCLGQEVGYTIRFEDCTSPETVIKYMTDGMLLRECLIDPDLTQYAIIMLDEAHERTIHTDVLFGLLKKTVQKRQDMKLIVTSATLDAVKFSQYFYEAPIFTIPGRTYPVEILYTKEPETDYLDASLITVMQIHLTEPPGDILVFLTGQEEIDTACEILYERMKSLGPDVPELIILPVYSALPSEMQTRIFDPAPPGSRKVVIATNIAETSLTIDGIYYVVDPGFVKQKVYNSKTGIDQLVVTPISQAQAKQRAGRAGRTGPGKCYRLYTERAYRDEMLTTNVPEIQRTNLASTVLSLKAMGINDLLSFDFMDAPPMETLITAMEQLYTLGALDDEGLLTRLGRRMAEFPLEPMLCKMLIMSVHLGCSEEMLTIVSMLSVQNVFYRPKDKQALADQKKAKFHQTEGDHLTLLAVYNSWKNNKFSNPWCYENFIQARSLRRAQDIRKQMLGIMDRHKLDVVSCGKATVRVQKAICSGFFRNAAKKDPQEGYRTLIDQQVVYIHPSSALFNRQPEWVVYHELVLTTKEYMREVTTIDPRWLVEFAPAFFKVSDPTKLSKQKKQQRLEPLYNRYEEPNAWRISRAFRRR, translated from the exons CTGAATTTGTCATAAACCTTGCAGAGAAAACCACAACCTTTGATTCATTCAAGACAGCCTTGGTGAAAAATGGCGCTGAGTTTACA GATTCTCTCATCAGCAACCTTCTGCGTCTTATCCAGACAATGCGACCTCCTGCAAAACCTTCTACTAGCAAAG ATGCCGTTAAACCAAAAACAGAAAAAGACAAGTTAAGAGATCTGTTTCCAGCCCTATGTAGGCCAGACAATCCCATTGTCAGG ACAATGCTGGATGAAGATGATGTGAAAGTGGCTGCTGATGCCCTGAAAGAACTGGAAGCTTTGATGCCAACAGCAGGCAAGCAAGAGAAGCACCGAGGCAGTGAGGAACG ATCCAAGAAAAAACACAGGAGTCGCAGTCGTAGTAGAGATCGGGATCGAAAGCGGAAGCGGAAGTCCTCCTCTCGCTCCCGTACAAGAGATCGACACAAGGGTAAATCTAGATACCGCTCCAGAAGCAGAAGCCCCAGTTGGGATCGCAAGGAGCGAGAAAAGCCTGCAGAGAAAGTCAGTGAGCGATGGAGGGATAAGCATGTGGACCGGCCCCCACCAGAAGAACCTTCCATTGGGGACATCTACAACGGCAAAGTCACCAGCATCATGCAATTTGGCTGCTTTGTCCAGCTTGAAGGACTCAG GAAGCGCTGGGAAGGATTAGTCCATATTTCAGAGCTACGCCGTGAGGGACGTGTTGCTAATGTGGCTGATGTGGTGAGCAAAGGCCAGAGGGTCAAGGTCAAAGTGTTGTCCTTCACAGGCTCTAAAACCAGCCTCAGTATGAAG GACGTAGATCAAGACACAGGGGAAGATTTGAACCCAAACAGACGCCGGAACCTTGTGGGGGAGTCAGAGGAGACAGCCATGCGAAATCCAGATCGGCCCACTCACCTTTCTTTGGTCAGTGCTCCGGAAGTCGAAGACGACACACTGGAGCGGAAACGTCTCACTCGCATTTCAGACCCAGAGAAATGGGAGATCAAGCAG ATGATCGCTGCCAATGTGCTTTCCAAGGAGGAATTCCCTGACTTTGACGAAGAAACAGGAATTCTCCCAAAAGTTGACGACGAGGAAG ATGAAGATCTGGAAATTGAATTAGTAGAAGAGGAGCCACCATTCCTGAGGGGTCATACAAAGCAGAGCATGGACATGAGCCCCATCAAGATTGTAAAG AATCCTGATGGTTCCCTGTCTCAAGCAGCTATGATGCAAAGTGCACTCGCTAAAGAGAGGCGAGAATTGAAGCAAGCTCAGCGGGAAGCAGAGATGGATTCCATCCCCATGGGACTCAATAAACACTGGGTGGATCCCCTTCCAGATG TGGATGGAAGGCAAATTGCTGCTAACATGCGGGGTATCGGCATGATGCCCAATGACATCCCGGAGTGGAAGAAACATGCTTTTGGGGGCAATAAAGCTTCTTATGGCAAAAAAACCCAGCTGTCAATTATTGAGCAGCGGGAAAGTCTCCCTATTTTCCGTCTGAAAGATCAGCTTATTCAG GCCGTTCATGACAACCAAATTCTGATAGTCATTGGAGAGACTGGTTCTGGGAAAACTACGCAGATCACTCAGTACCTTGCTGAAGCTGGCTACACCTCCCGCGGAAAGATAGGATGTACTCAGCCTCGCCGAGTGGCTGCCATGTCCGTTgccaagagggtgtcagaggagtttGGTTGCTGTTTGGGCCAGGAG GTTGGTTACACCATTCGATTTGAGGACTGCACCAGCCCTGAGACTGTGATCAAGTACATGACAGATGGCATGCTGCTGCGAGAGTGCCTCATTGATCCTGATCTGACACAATATGCAATCATCATGCTGGATGAAGCCCATGAGCGCACTATACACACGGATGTGCTCTTTGGTCTCCTTAAAAAG ACAGTTCAGAAGAGACAAGACATGAAACTGATTGTGACATCCGCCACCTTGGATGCAGTCAAGTTCTCTCAATACTTCTATGAGGCTCCCATCTTCACCATCCCAGGCAGGACATATCCAGTTGAGATTCTTTATACTAAGGAGCCAGAGACCGATTACCTGGATGCCAGCCTCATCACAGTCATGCAGATCCACTTAACAGAGCCGCCAG GAGACATCTTGGTGTTTTTAACTGGCCAGGAGGAGATTGACACTGCCTGTGAAATCCTCTATGAAAGGATGAAGTCCCTGGGTCCGGATGTGCCTGAACTGATCATCTTGCCTGTTTATTCAGCCCTGCCGAGTGAGATGCAAACAAGGATTTTTGATCCCGCTCCCCCAGGCAGCCGAAAG GTAGTCATTGCCACAAACATTGCTGAAACGTCacttacaattgatggcatctaTTATGTGGTAGACCCTGGCTTTGTGAAGCAGAAAGTATACAACTCCAAAACAGGGATTGATCAACTGGTTGTGACACCAATTTCCCAG GCCCAAGCAAAGCAGCGAGCTGGACGGGCTGGGAGAACAGGCCCTGGCAAATGCTACCGGCTCTACACAGAGCGTGCTTACCGTGATGAGATGTTGACCACCAACGTCCCTGAGATCCAGAGGACCAACCTGGCCAGTACTGTGCTCTCGCTCAAG GCTATGGGAATCAATGACCTGCTCTCTTTTGATTTCATGGATGCCCCCCCAATGGAAACACTCATTACCGCAATGGAGCAGCTCTACACCTTGGGAGCCCTGGATGATGAGGGGCTACTCACTCGACTCGGACGCCGA ATGGCAGAATTTCCCCTGGAGCCCATGCTGTGCAAGATGCTCATCATGTCAGTTCACCTGGGTTGCAGTGAAGAGATGCTCACCATTGTCTCAATGTTGTCTGTACAGAATGTATTTTACCGGCCAAAG GACAAGCAAGCTCTTGCAGACCAGAAGAAAGCCAAGTTCCATCAGACTGAAGGTGACCATCTCACACTTCTGGCTGTTTATAACTCCTGGAAGAACAACAAGTTCTCAAATCCTTGGTGCTATGAAAACTTCATCCAAGCCCGCTCACTACGTCGGGCCCAGGATATTCGTAAACAGATGCTGGGGATCATGGATAG GCACAAGCTGGATGTAGTGTCATGCGGAAAAGCAACTGTACGAGTCCAAAAAGCCATCTGCAGTGGTTTCTTTCGCAATGCGGCCAAGAAAGATCCCCAGGAGGGTTACCGGACCTTGATCGACCAGCAGGTGGTCTACATCCACCCCTCAAGCGCCCTCTTCAATCGGCAGCCTGAATG